From the Homo sapiens chromosome 1, GRCh38.p14 Primary Assembly genome, one window contains:
- the ATP5IF1 gene encoding ATPase inhibitor, mitochondrial isoform 1 precursor (isoform 1 precursor is encoded by transcript variant 1), producing the protein MAVTALAARTWLGVWGVRTMQARGFGSDQSENVDRGAGSIREAGGAFGKREQAEEERYFRAQSREQLAALKKHHEEEIVHHKKEIERLQKEIERHKQKIKMLKHDD; encoded by the exons ATGGCAGTGACGGCGTTGGCGGCGCGGACGTGGCTTGGCGTGTGGGGCGTGAGGACCATGCAAGCCCGAGGCTTCGGCTCGGATCAG TCCGAGAATGTCGACCGGGGCGCGGGCTCCATCCGGGAAGCCGGTGGGGCCTTCGGAAAGAGAGAGCAGGCTGAAGAGGAACGATATTTCCG AGCACAGAGTAGAGAACAACTGGCAGCTTTGAAAAAACACCATGAAGAAGAAATCGTTCATCATAAGAAGGAGATTGAGCGTCTGCAGAAAGAAATTGAGCGCCATAAGCAGAAGATCAAAATGCTAAAACATGATGATTAA
- the ATP5IF1 gene encoding ATPase inhibitor, mitochondrial isoform 2 precursor (isoform 2 precursor is encoded by transcript variant 2), producing MAVTALAARTWLGVWGVRTMQARGFGSDQSENVDRGAGSIREAGGAFGKREQAEEERYFRHYRLCFEISLG from the exons ATGGCAGTGACGGCGTTGGCGGCGCGGACGTGGCTTGGCGTGTGGGGCGTGAGGACCATGCAAGCCCGAGGCTTCGGCTCGGATCAG TCCGAGAATGTCGACCGGGGCGCGGGCTCCATCCGGGAAGCCGGTGGGGCCTTCGGAAAGAGAGAGCAGGCTGAAGAGGAACGATATTTCCG ACATTACAGGTTATGCTTTGAGATCTCTTTGGGGTGA
- the ATP5IF1 gene encoding ATPase inhibitor, mitochondrial isoform 3 precursor (isoform 3 precursor is encoded by transcript variant 3) — protein sequence MAVTALAARTWLGVWGVRTMQARGFGSDQSENVDRGAGSIREAGGAFGKREQAEEERYFR from the exons ATGGCAGTGACGGCGTTGGCGGCGCGGACGTGGCTTGGCGTGTGGGGCGTGAGGACCATGCAAGCCCGAGGCTTCGGCTCGGATCAG TCCGAGAATGTCGACCGGGGCGCGGGCTCCATCCGGGAAGCCGGTGGGGCCTTCGGAAAGAGAGAGCAGGCTGAAGAGGAACGATATTTCCGGTGA